From a region of the Leptospira kmetyi serovar Malaysia str. Bejo-Iso9 genome:
- a CDS encoding ankyrin repeat domain-containing protein, whose protein sequence is MVEDKKINSVDKKREKNSAPNETFEKKRSASFWKRFLFFGAIRNGNVKRIESFLRNGFDPNYNRYHGVTPLSLAVKYERLEVVRVLLQYHTNVNLADDTTGLTPLIHCLLDDSPLELTTALIEGGADLNQKDSIGMSPLHHCVNEGKLEPFRFLLENGADPNVQDFDGVTCMNLAKSSHGMSEFAELLLKHGADPMIQDKHGKIYLM, encoded by the coding sequence ATGGTCGAAGATAAAAAAATCAATTCGGTGGATAAGAAACGAGAAAAGAATTCCGCTCCGAATGAAACATTCGAAAAAAAACGAAGCGCTTCGTTCTGGAAACGTTTTCTTTTTTTCGGAGCGATTCGAAACGGAAATGTTAAACGAATTGAATCTTTTTTGCGGAACGGGTTCGATCCGAACTACAACCGTTATCACGGAGTGACTCCGTTGTCGCTCGCCGTAAAATACGAACGTTTGGAAGTCGTTCGCGTTCTTTTACAATATCACACAAACGTGAATCTCGCGGACGATACGACCGGCTTGACTCCTTTGATTCATTGTCTTTTGGACGATTCTCCCTTGGAATTGACGACCGCTTTGATCGAGGGCGGCGCGGATCTCAATCAAAAGGATTCGATCGGAATGAGTCCCTTACATCACTGCGTCAACGAAGGAAAGCTGGAACCGTTTCGTTTTCTTTTGGAGAACGGAGCCGATCCGAACGTTCAGGATTTCGACGGAGTCACTTGTATGAATCTCGCGAAGTCTTCGCACGGAATGTCCGAGTTCGCGGAGCTTCTTTTAAAACACGGAGCCGATCCGATGATCCAGGACAAACACGGAAAAATCTATCTCATGTGA
- a CDS encoding helix-turn-helix domain-containing protein, protein MKPAFAKPNSALAGLISCYWGWEVSSKQAKEFGELPNVFPSVENEIHISYGDPIRIGLLSEQGEEWISSQGHIVGNHLRPFRIQTTGNVGFFNVRLLPGAFYELFGVSADEADSPVTDLELIGNRLEYYDFIDRIRDAGSFTERAAVADQYFSKLLNSKIQNSPLVNEALVEITRSKGRIRISELAKNLGVVKKTLERKFLERIGRNPKEFSRLVRFQNAAWMRLGKRNLSELSLDAGFYDQPHLTREFSSLSGYSPLTWYGKRDSILSLFYNTRPDSF, encoded by the coding sequence ATGAAACCCGCTTTTGCTAAACCGAACTCGGCTCTCGCAGGTTTGATTTCCTGCTATTGGGGTTGGGAAGTCTCCTCGAAACAAGCGAAGGAATTCGGAGAATTGCCGAACGTATTTCCCTCAGTGGAAAACGAGATTCATATTTCCTACGGAGATCCGATTCGAATCGGATTGTTAAGCGAACAAGGGGAAGAATGGATTTCCTCACAAGGACATATCGTAGGAAATCATCTTCGTCCGTTTCGAATCCAAACGACGGGTAACGTGGGTTTTTTTAACGTTCGTCTTTTGCCGGGAGCCTTTTACGAATTGTTCGGAGTTTCCGCGGACGAGGCCGATTCTCCCGTAACCGATTTGGAACTGATCGGAAACCGCCTCGAATATTACGATTTTATCGATCGAATCCGGGACGCGGGAAGTTTTACGGAACGTGCGGCCGTCGCGGATCAATACTTTAGTAAATTATTGAATTCTAAAATACAAAATTCTCCGCTTGTAAACGAGGCCCTCGTCGAAATCACGCGTTCCAAGGGGAGAATCCGGATTTCCGAACTCGCGAAAAACCTGGGCGTGGTCAAAAAAACTCTGGAACGAAAATTTCTGGAACGGATCGGTCGTAATCCGAAAGAATTCTCCCGTTTGGTCCGATTTCAAAACGCCGCCTGGATGCGGTTGGGAAAACGAAATCTTTCCGAACTTTCCCTGGACGCGGGATTTTACGATCAACCGCATTTGACCCGCGAATTCTCGTCTCTTTCTGGATATTCTCCCTTGACTTGGTACGGAAAAAGAGACTCCATTTTGTCCCTTTTTTACAATACAAGACCCGATTCTTTCTAG
- a CDS encoding acyl-CoA thioesterase — protein sequence MLEKTPSQSAAETRHIVMPDHANHYGTLFGGTLMSWIDMIAVMVAQRHCGKEAVTASVDRLNFIAPISVGDHVLLKASVNYTGKTSLEIGVQVSKENPYEGTTVRATTAYLTFVALDENKVPSPVPQIKPESEAEIRRYKNALLRQESNRELLRKIRESK from the coding sequence ATGTTGGAAAAAACTCCTTCACAAAGCGCGGCGGAAACCAGGCATATCGTAATGCCCGATCACGCCAATCACTACGGAACCTTGTTCGGCGGAACGTTGATGAGTTGGATCGATATGATCGCCGTGATGGTCGCACAAAGACATTGCGGAAAGGAAGCTGTGACCGCAAGCGTGGATCGATTGAATTTTATTGCGCCGATCTCGGTGGGAGATCATGTCCTATTAAAAGCGAGCGTGAATTATACCGGAAAAACCTCTTTGGAGATTGGCGTTCAAGTTTCCAAAGAAAATCCGTACGAGGGAACGACCGTCAGAGCGACGACCGCCTATTTGACGTTTGTCGCTTTGGACGAAAACAAGGTTCCTTCTCCGGTTCCGCAGATCAAACCGGAAAGCGAAGCGGAAATTCGGCGCTATAAAAACGCGCTTCTTCGTCAGGAATCCAACCGCGAACTTTTACGTAAGATCCGGGAATCGAAATGA
- a CDS encoding GNAT family N-acetyltransferase, translating into MRQPLKTSIQIRPAEPKDVEAIVPLIYSSGPAAWDFVFTQSGKTPFDFLRTSFIKKGNTISYTNHFVAESNGEVVGAIMSYRQPSFLLLNGGTALRIVSVYGFSAPKVMGRGLTTEGMIKPPRPGRLYLGHIAVSEKHRGKGIGKELIRFMAKKFPELKTLSLDVSQKNEAAIALYKGLGFQTIESRKFNGPPGKIPDHYYMEMEAASLR; encoded by the coding sequence GTGAGGCAACCTTTGAAAACTTCGATTCAGATTCGTCCCGCGGAACCAAAAGACGTGGAAGCGATCGTTCCCTTGATCTATTCTTCCGGTCCCGCGGCTTGGGATTTCGTTTTCACACAAAGCGGTAAAACCCCTTTCGATTTTTTAAGGACTTCGTTTATCAAAAAAGGGAACACGATCTCTTATACCAATCATTTCGTAGCGGAGTCGAACGGCGAAGTCGTCGGAGCGATCATGAGTTATAGACAACCTTCTTTTCTCTTATTGAACGGAGGCACCGCGCTTCGAATCGTTTCCGTGTATGGATTTTCCGCGCCCAAGGTGATGGGAAGAGGATTGACCACCGAAGGAATGATCAAACCTCCGAGACCGGGAAGATTGTATCTCGGACATATCGCGGTTTCCGAAAAACACAGAGGAAAAGGAATCGGCAAAGAATTGATCCGCTTTATGGCCAAAAAATTTCCGGAACTCAAAACACTTTCTTTGGACGTTTCGCAAAAGAACGAAGCCGCGATTGCGCTCTACAAAGGACTCGGGTTTCAAACGATCGAATCCAGAAAATTCAACGGACCGCCCGGAAAAATTCCGGATCATTATTATATGGAAATGGAAGCGGCTTCTTTACGTTGA
- a CDS encoding CBS domain-containing protein — protein MFFWVTRGVSETYIPPVQPEIIRPLHSITPSSSVKKIESEQDLETKNRAKKTGQGIDSEYKNVSSLNRIRSNQGESISSLTAKDLMTSSVVCFEENDSIDRAEEIFVRKRFRHVPVLDTNDALCGILSDRDWMRWKLDHLSENELGKTIGQIMKERVLSVQIHAGIGEISKVLFEERIGCLPVVNETFQVIGILTRSDVLRAILRVNEREFLA, from the coding sequence TTGTTTTTCTGGGTTACGAGAGGAGTTTCGGAAACGTATATTCCTCCGGTTCAACCCGAAATCATACGTCCTCTGCATTCGATCACACCTTCTTCCTCCGTAAAAAAAATCGAATCGGAACAGGATCTTGAAACGAAAAACCGGGCCAAAAAAACCGGACAAGGAATCGACTCTGAATATAAAAACGTTTCTTCCTTAAATCGGATCCGATCCAATCAGGGAGAATCCATCTCTTCACTTACGGCCAAAGACTTGATGACTTCTTCCGTGGTTTGTTTCGAAGAGAACGATTCCATCGATCGAGCGGAAGAGATTTTCGTCCGTAAAAGATTCAGACATGTTCCGGTTCTCGATACGAACGACGCGTTATGCGGCATTCTTTCCGATCGGGATTGGATGCGATGGAAACTCGATCATCTTTCCGAAAACGAACTCGGCAAAACGATCGGACAAATCATGAAAGAAAGAGTTCTTTCGGTGCAGATTCACGCGGGCATCGGAGAAATTTCCAAGGTTCTTTTCGAGGAAAGAATCGGATGTCTTCCCGTCGTAAACGAAACGTTTCAAGTGATCGGAATTCTCACCCGAAGCGACGTTTTAAGGGCGATTCTCAGAGTGAACGAAAGGGAATTTCTCGCTTGA
- a CDS encoding J domain-containing protein, with product MQTRSFDQIRSSLEDIIFEIQSVCTNCEWYIPVEKIISALNIRKEDYYRIFYDLRNDVHFSSRAAAGFNETHADSLVQLLSKILKIEGIGDEFAKNGIYFDDNHLAELQIGLKETIQTRLERHELDRELLLLLSSATLDFDDAFDSYFDDKFNFERIVENGISDFIELKSIQNDYGADVFLKNHIFSILNTKVFHLREITREYRDRAYYELFGTFRKKPKKKKPVSVFQEMDPETQRHLDVLGFDAPCTLEELKKRFKELIKKYHPDVNKDGLEMTQRIIASYNFLIMRMS from the coding sequence ATGCAGACTCGAAGTTTTGATCAGATTCGGTCCTCTTTAGAGGATATTATTTTCGAGATCCAATCCGTATGTACGAACTGCGAGTGGTATATCCCCGTGGAAAAGATCATATCCGCGTTGAACATTCGTAAGGAAGATTACTATAGAATTTTTTACGATCTGAGAAACGACGTTCATTTTTCCTCCAGAGCCGCCGCCGGTTTTAACGAAACACACGCGGATTCCCTCGTTCAACTTCTGTCCAAAATTCTGAAGATAGAAGGAATCGGCGACGAATTTGCAAAAAACGGAATATACTTCGACGATAACCATCTCGCCGAACTTCAGATCGGTTTGAAGGAAACGATCCAAACGCGATTGGAAAGACACGAACTCGACCGAGAACTTCTTCTGCTTTTATCCTCCGCGACCTTGGACTTCGACGACGCGTTCGATTCTTACTTCGACGATAAATTCAACTTCGAAAGAATCGTAGAAAACGGAATTTCGGATTTTATCGAGTTGAAGTCGATTCAAAACGATTACGGAGCCGACGTATTTCTAAAAAATCATATATTCTCGATTTTGAATACGAAAGTCTTTCATCTCCGGGAAATCACTAGAGAATACAGAGACCGCGCTTACTACGAATTGTTCGGAACCTTCCGCAAAAAACCGAAAAAGAAAAAACCGGTTTCCGTATTTCAGGAGATGGATCCGGAAACACAAAGACATTTGGACGTTCTCGGATTCGACGCGCCTTGCACCTTGGAAGAATTGAAAAAACGTTTCAAGGAATTGATCAAAAAATATCATCCCGACGTCAACAAGGACGGACTCGAGATGACTCAAAGAATCATAGCCTCGTATAACTTTTTGATCATGAGGATGAGTTAA
- a CDS encoding carbon starvation CstA family protein: protein MLPLIAVLACFLVYFLGYKFYSGYISKSIFELKDNQEDTPAHKLNDGVDYLPTKPIVLFGHHYASIAGLAPVLGPAVAVIWGWLPAMVWVVFGSIFMGCVHDFGALVVSVRNQGKSIGQVAEDLLGHRARSLFHAIIFFLVALAMGVFVLVLAEMFSADPKAHVTPTATTTNAPVEEKKIPSTATPTSKTSDKDVHDHPSEIRTSEKPSIKLRSHFPEAVIPSAAIMILAVMMGYLHYKKGMNLTPLTVFSVLATLASMVLGMQENVLTWTGLSHIETSPSTGTWKYILLFYAFLASVTPIWLLLQSRDYINSFLLYLGIILIYVGFFAGAVLQSFPSFNAEAIRTESIGLDLVPFVFITIACGAVSGFHALVSSGTTAKQLDKEVDARPIGYGGMIGESLLGLSAVIACTIGFASSEEWSGFYRSWSGIQGLAPQVGAYIYGTGRFLSQIGIPESFGQGFIALIVISFALTSLDSATRLLRYNIEEIAESTRISWIQTLVGNRYVSSLIACAAIGFFAFMEIEQDGKKKPAGLALWKLFGTTNQLLAGLALLVVTVFLLKSKKRIKVSFIPMLFVLSVTLWAMIRNFFDFLTGPSPNLLLAGVGGTLIVLTVWLLIEATLTWNRIRKV from the coding sequence ATGCTTCCTTTAATCGCCGTTCTTGCTTGTTTTCTGGTTTATTTTCTCGGTTATAAATTCTACTCGGGTTATATCTCCAAATCCATCTTCGAACTGAAGGACAATCAGGAAGATACTCCGGCCCACAAGCTGAACGACGGAGTGGATTACCTTCCCACAAAACCTATCGTTTTATTTGGTCATCATTACGCGTCCATTGCGGGACTTGCTCCGGTTTTAGGACCTGCGGTCGCGGTCATCTGGGGCTGGCTTCCCGCGATGGTCTGGGTCGTATTCGGAAGCATCTTCATGGGTTGTGTGCACGACTTCGGAGCGCTCGTAGTTTCCGTCCGCAATCAGGGAAAAAGTATCGGACAAGTCGCGGAGGATCTGTTGGGTCATCGCGCGAGAAGTTTGTTTCACGCGATCATATTCTTTCTGGTCGCATTAGCAATGGGAGTGTTCGTTCTTGTTCTTGCGGAAATGTTTTCCGCGGACCCGAAGGCGCACGTAACGCCGACCGCAACCACAACAAACGCGCCGGTAGAAGAAAAGAAGATTCCTTCGACCGCGACGCCGACTTCGAAAACGTCGGACAAGGACGTTCATGATCATCCGAGCGAAATCAGAACCTCGGAAAAACCTTCCATCAAATTGAGAAGTCATTTCCCGGAAGCGGTGATCCCTTCGGCGGCGATCATGATTCTCGCGGTGATGATGGGTTATCTACATTACAAAAAAGGAATGAACCTTACTCCGCTTACGGTATTCAGCGTTCTTGCGACCCTCGCTTCGATGGTCTTGGGAATGCAGGAAAACGTTCTGACTTGGACCGGACTGAGTCACATTGAAACTTCTCCGTCCACGGGCACTTGGAAATATATCCTTCTTTTTTACGCGTTTTTGGCTTCGGTGACTCCGATCTGGTTGTTGTTACAAAGCCGGGATTATATCAATTCCTTTCTTTTGTATCTGGGAATCATTCTGATCTACGTAGGATTTTTTGCGGGCGCAGTTCTTCAGAGTTTTCCGTCCTTCAACGCGGAAGCGATCCGAACCGAATCGATCGGACTCGATCTCGTTCCGTTCGTGTTCATCACGATCGCTTGCGGCGCGGTTTCCGGATTTCACGCGTTAGTCAGCTCGGGAACCACTGCGAAACAATTGGATAAGGAAGTGGACGCGAGACCGATCGGTTACGGAGGAATGATCGGCGAATCGCTGTTAGGTTTATCGGCGGTCATCGCGTGTACGATCGGATTCGCTTCTTCGGAAGAATGGAGCGGATTCTATCGTTCCTGGTCGGGCATACAAGGATTGGCTCCGCAGGTCGGGGCTTATATCTACGGAACGGGAAGATTCTTATCTCAGATCGGAATCCCGGAGTCCTTCGGACAAGGTTTTATCGCATTGATCGTAATCAGCTTTGCGTTGACTTCTCTGGATTCCGCGACAAGACTTCTTCGTTACAACATCGAAGAGATCGCGGAATCGACCCGAATCTCCTGGATTCAAACGTTAGTTGGCAATCGTTACGTTTCCAGTCTCATCGCGTGCGCGGCGATCGGATTCTTTGCGTTTATGGAAATCGAACAGGACGGAAAGAAAAAACCGGCCGGACTCGCGCTTTGGAAACTTTTCGGAACGACGAACCAGCTTTTAGCGGGGCTTGCGCTTTTGGTCGTCACCGTTTTTCTTTTAAAATCCAAGAAAAGAATCAAAGTGTCCTTTATACCGATGTTGTTCGTTTTATCCGTGACTCTTTGGGCGATGATTCGAAACTTTTTCGATTTTTTAACCGGACCTTCTCCGAATCTTCTTCTTGCGGGAGTGGGCGGAACCTTGATCGTCCTCACCGTTTGGCTTTTGATTGAAGCGACCTTAACCTGGAATCGTATTAGAAAAGTATGA
- a CDS encoding NUDIX hydrolase — protein sequence MKFCSSCGSSVTYKIPEGDNRSRHICDNCGTIHYQNPKVVVGSIPVWEERILLCKRAIEPRKGYWTLPAGFLENRETVEEGAARETLEEANAEIKIVGLQSVYSIPHISQIYMFFLADLVDGKFSVSSESEEVKLFAINEIPWEELAFTSVYFALKEYKDSPVKNSLHMGSTRNRNYPPKES from the coding sequence ATGAAATTCTGTAGTTCCTGCGGATCGTCCGTCACATATAAAATACCGGAAGGAGACAATCGTTCCAGACATATCTGCGACAACTGCGGAACGATCCACTATCAAAACCCGAAGGTGGTCGTGGGAAGTATTCCCGTATGGGAAGAACGCATTCTTCTTTGTAAACGTGCGATCGAACCGAGAAAAGGATATTGGACCTTACCCGCGGGATTTTTGGAAAACAGGGAAACCGTGGAAGAAGGCGCGGCCCGCGAAACCCTCGAAGAAGCGAACGCGGAAATCAAGATCGTCGGACTTCAGAGCGTCTACAGCATTCCTCATATCAGTCAGATTTATATGTTCTTTTTGGCCGATCTCGTGGACGGAAAATTCTCCGTAAGCTCCGAATCGGAAGAAGTAAAACTCTTTGCTATAAACGAAATTCCTTGGGAAGAATTGGCCTTTACCTCGGTCTACTTCGCTTTAAAGGAATACAAGGATTCTCCCGTTAAAAACTCGCTTCACATGGGAAGTACGAGAAACCGCAACTATCCTCCGAAAGAATCCTGA
- a CDS encoding OmpA family protein: protein MRSGIRLTSTSFFLLIFLSVPLFADSFLKTNTDTFSPNWDGKNDVLEFKISKTALPRLADWELVIKNSNDDIVKTFRADHRRKKGFSLVPFLQDDTKLSPLEIVIPESILWSGDDSKGFLLPDGEYKYRLRFVTENKENLLSEEKSVFLDSRPPSSEIGAKTRVLFSNGDRNSSRINVSQKVSGESSDLFTGEFVDAEGRIVKSYSWKLKDVPYVLSWDGTDFSNKPLSNGLYTYRLIGIDKGKNESISVLNDLTVRNETIGVDLFSDSKLYSYSAGSLRNFARFSPYISPKIKTDSYEIEIFQKKGAEEKSVYRLRDTGEPNAEWKWDLRNQTGDFVSEGIYFYRLTVHSRYERYQSVPSSFEITKESFGLDLSVSTKEFSPDNDGKNDLLKIYLDHSGIPLQSWEVTLYEIPPYTSIKRKIKTWSGEGQPCPEILWEGLDESGVRVGSLSEFYFEWKYADTFGRESNGKGAEFKTGILIVEEDNSLRISIPESQVEARWWSLPGKIRSVLNEFPGYKIELQSHSSHQGDEEVNQVGTEDRARTAFEYFFSKTAPFGRMRFRGYGETLPLVPGSGKYEADKNQRIDFYLSP from the coding sequence ATGCGGAGCGGAATTCGTTTAACAAGTACGTCCTTTTTTCTTCTTATCTTTCTGTCCGTTCCTCTCTTCGCGGATTCATTTTTAAAAACGAACACGGATACTTTTTCTCCGAACTGGGACGGAAAAAACGACGTGCTCGAATTTAAGATTTCCAAAACCGCGCTTCCCCGTCTCGCGGATTGGGAACTCGTGATTAAAAACTCGAACGACGATATCGTAAAAACTTTCCGAGCCGATCATAGACGCAAAAAGGGATTCTCTCTCGTCCCGTTTTTACAGGACGATACGAAATTATCTCCTTTGGAAATCGTAATCCCCGAATCGATCCTCTGGTCCGGAGACGATTCCAAGGGATTCTTACTTCCCGACGGAGAATACAAATACAGACTGAGGTTCGTCACCGAGAATAAGGAGAATCTTTTGTCCGAGGAGAAGAGCGTCTTCTTGGATTCAAGACCTCCGAGTTCCGAAATCGGCGCAAAGACAAGAGTTCTGTTCTCGAACGGAGATAGAAACTCTTCGAGGATCAACGTTTCCCAAAAGGTTTCGGGAGAATCTTCGGATCTATTTACCGGAGAATTCGTGGACGCAGAAGGAAGAATCGTTAAGTCCTATTCCTGGAAACTCAAGGACGTTCCTTACGTTTTGAGTTGGGATGGAACAGATTTTTCTAATAAACCTTTGTCTAATGGACTTTACACCTATCGTTTGATCGGAATCGATAAGGGAAAAAACGAATCGATCTCCGTATTAAACGATCTTACCGTTCGCAACGAAACGATCGGAGTGGATCTTTTTTCTGATTCTAAACTTTATTCTTATTCGGCGGGAAGCCTGCGAAACTTTGCGCGGTTTTCTCCGTATATTTCCCCTAAGATCAAAACCGATTCTTACGAAATCGAAATCTTTCAGAAAAAAGGCGCGGAAGAAAAAAGCGTCTATCGTTTGCGGGATACGGGAGAACCGAACGCGGAATGGAAATGGGATTTGAGAAATCAAACCGGAGATTTCGTTTCCGAAGGAATCTACTTCTATCGCCTAACGGTGCATAGTCGATACGAACGATATCAGTCCGTTCCTTCCTCGTTCGAAATCACGAAAGAATCCTTCGGTCTCGATTTGTCAGTTTCCACAAAGGAATTTTCTCCGGACAACGACGGCAAAAACGATCTATTAAAAATCTACCTGGATCATAGCGGAATTCCGCTCCAATCCTGGGAAGTAACGTTATACGAAATTCCTCCTTACACTTCGATCAAACGAAAAATCAAAACGTGGTCGGGCGAAGGCCAACCTTGTCCGGAAATTCTTTGGGAGGGTTTGGACGAGTCCGGCGTTCGAGTGGGTTCCTTGAGCGAATTTTACTTTGAATGGAAATACGCCGATACGTTCGGAAGAGAGTCTAACGGAAAAGGAGCCGAATTCAAAACCGGAATCCTAATTGTGGAGGAGGACAACTCTTTGAGAATTTCCATTCCCGAATCGCAGGTCGAAGCGAGATGGTGGAGTCTTCCCGGAAAGATCCGCTCCGTGTTAAACGAATTCCCCGGATATAAGATCGAATTACAATCTCATTCGTCCCACCAAGGGGACGAGGAAGTCAATCAGGTCGGAACCGAAGACAGGGCCAGAACCGCGTTCGAATATTTTTTTTCCAAGACTGCCCCCTTCGGAAGAATGCGTTTCCGAGGTTACGGAGAAACACTCCCTCTGGTTCCGGGTTCGGGTAAATACGAGGCGGATAAAAATCAAAGAATCGATTTTTATCTTTCTCCTTGA
- a CDS encoding NRDE family protein, whose translation MCTAIIYRDPSRKIVGLGFNRDESVKRKPAVSPVKIGNGPTFAIAPLDGDYGGTWIGANSSGEIFCLLNFYEATLKLLRNPTSRGLLVRSCLLSEVKPQELEAKDLENFYPFKLVKITLDKTDIFVWDGKELSTTSYADTFQILGSSFTQGPKAQVSREQVFQAEYLPKILPDSKEFLALSKNFLTSHLPEKGALSPCMHRRDAHTVSKTEIVLQENELTLTYQEGQPCESPDPKVFNLTLTEFSVFE comes from the coding sequence ATGTGCACCGCAATCATCTACAGAGACCCGAGCAGAAAGATCGTAGGTTTGGGATTCAATCGGGACGAATCCGTTAAAAGAAAACCGGCGGTTTCCCCGGTGAAAATCGGAAACGGACCTACGTTCGCAATTGCCCCGTTAGACGGCGATTACGGCGGAACCTGGATCGGCGCCAATTCTTCCGGTGAAATTTTTTGCCTTTTGAATTTCTACGAGGCCACTCTGAAACTTTTAAGAAATCCCACGAGCAGAGGGCTTCTCGTACGTTCCTGTTTGTTAAGCGAAGTCAAACCGCAAGAACTGGAAGCCAAGGATCTGGAGAATTTTTATCCGTTCAAACTCGTAAAAATCACCTTGGACAAAACGGACATCTTCGTCTGGGACGGAAAAGAACTCTCCACAACTTCCTACGCAGATACGTTTCAAATTCTCGGAAGCTCGTTTACGCAAGGTCCGAAGGCTCAGGTTTCCAGAGAACAGGTCTTTCAAGCGGAGTATCTTCCGAAAATTCTTCCGGACTCGAAGGAATTTCTGGCCTTGTCCAAAAATTTTCTAACCTCTCATCTTCCCGAAAAAGGCGCACTCTCGCCTTGTATGCACAGAAGGGACGCACATACGGTTTCCAAAACGGAGATCGTTCTCCAAGAGAATGAGTTGACTCTCACATACCAGGAAGGACAACCTTGTGAATCTCCGGATCCGAAGGTTTTCAATTTGACTTTGACGGAATTTTCGGTATTCGAATAG
- a CDS encoding PilZ domain-containing protein yields the protein MADTKSLFNDSFEYRDPALQKRKNARVKVTLDAEMSIKGKQERHPVTILDIGTGGVALDSRMTMFEGDRIHLHARINGKELTLEAEIIRSSGKKMNSIFVNIADEHKNEIQELIHKKFFEKDKKLS from the coding sequence ATGGCTGACACGAAGTCCTTATTCAACGATTCATTTGAGTACAGAGATCCCGCTCTTCAAAAAAGAAAAAATGCTCGGGTGAAAGTGACTTTGGACGCGGAGATGTCGATCAAAGGAAAACAGGAAAGACATCCAGTCACCATTCTCGACATAGGAACTGGCGGCGTTGCGTTGGATTCAAGAATGACGATGTTCGAAGGGGACCGTATTCATCTTCACGCGAGAATCAACGGAAAGGAACTGACCCTCGAAGCGGAAATCATTCGTTCCTCCGGAAAAAAAATGAACAGCATCTTCGTAAACATCGCGGACGAACACAAGAACGAAATCCAAGAACTCATTCATAAAAAGTTTTTCGAAAAAGATAAAAAACTGAGCTGA
- a CDS encoding LIC10260 family lipoprotein, translating to MKSKPLIILFLCVWTLIGCSSPPKKISYLSLEKPKDKIDTTISKPTNFWKIRFGIFYLKPVGLHSYLKQAEAESGSPILRNADVRMRAPFCLIPLFPILCFGGEAVVVEGNEVP from the coding sequence ATGAAATCAAAACCGCTCATTATACTTTTTTTGTGCGTGTGGACGTTGATCGGCTGTTCTTCTCCGCCGAAAAAAATTTCGTATCTATCTTTGGAGAAGCCGAAGGACAAAATCGATACGACGATCTCCAAGCCGACGAACTTTTGGAAAATCAGATTCGGAATTTTTTATCTTAAACCCGTCGGGCTCCATTCTTATCTAAAACAAGCGGAGGCGGAAAGTGGAAGTCCGATTTTAAGAAACGCGGACGTTCGGATGAGAGCGCCTTTTTGTTTGATTCCTTTGTTTCCGATCTTGTGTTTTGGAGGAGAAGCGGTCGTTGTGGAAGGAAACGAGGTTCCGTAA